TATTTCACAATCATAGCCAAACAAAGTCTCCTCACCGGTTTTTGTACCGCCCATGGAAAGTATCGTCTCTTTTGTATTTTTGGCAAGGTCTTTATATTCAGACTGCATTAAACTCTTGGAATCATACAGATGAATGCTCTTTTGTTCATAATCTACGATATAGACGTTATCATGGTCGATCTTTGTGGTTTGGCGGCTATGTGCCTCTTTTCCCATGATAACGGATCTTGTTCTCTCGTCATGCAGTTCTACCTTGCCCCACTCTTTAAAGAGTGTTTTGCTTTTGCCCTCTGTTTGGGTTTGTATCCCCATGACATTGCCACTGCTTTTGGTAGCATATTCAATGATAGCTGACTGGATCTGATAACGTTTTGTCTCTGCATCAAGGGTGCTGGTAGCCACTACAAGCACAAATAATAGACCCCATAGTTTCATCTGCTTCATCCTGTCTCCTTTTTATCATTATAACTTATTCTGTCACATTTTTTAAGAAAAATAATCTTAGACCAGGGATACCATTTTCAGAAAGAAACGGAACAGATCTCTTTGTACAGAAAATCATTTTATTCCCTGTTTTAACTCTCTCTCATGATGGTTGGTTACAATGGCGGTATGAAGAAAAAGAAATTAGTGATCATCGGTGCAGGGCTTAGCGGACTCTTTAGTGCCGTATTGCTTCAAGAGAGGTATGATGTGACGATCCTGGAAGCACGTGATCGTACAGGTGGACGTATCATGGGGATAGAGGGGCATGATATGGGACCATCGTGGGTTTGGTCCCATCAAAAAAACATTTTAAATCTGATAGAGACTTTGGGTCTGGTACTTTTTTCACAACATACAGAGGGACTTGCCACCTATGATGCACCTGAGGGGGTACAACACTTCAGACCTTCCCAAACACACCCTTCATTCCGTATTCAAGGCGGTATCAGTCAAATGGTCAAAGCGCTGGAAAAGAGACTTGAAAACCCTGTACATCTTCATGAAAAGGTATGCTCTTTAACACAGACAAATGAAGTGATCATGGTTCAAACTGCAGATAAAACATATGAAGCAGAGAAGGTGATCTCGACGCTACCTCCGCGTTTAGCTCTAGAAAGCATAGAATATTCGCCTGTATTACCCGAAGCATTGCATGAGAAGCTGCAGAAGATACCTACATGGATGGGGTATGCTGCCAAGTGTGTGATAGTGTACCCTGATGCATTTTGGAGAGAAGAGGGCTTAAGCGGTTTTGCCATTTCGCACCTGGGACCTTTGAGTGAGATACATGATGCCTGCACACAAGACAAAGCAGCACTTTTCGGTTTTGTGCACAGCCATGCAAAGTATGAAAACCTGGAAGCCGAGATCATACATCAACTCACACGACTGTATGGAAGCAAAGCTGCCCATCCGTCCAACTTTTATCTTGTAGATTGGAAGAAAGAGCCTTATACTTCAACATCTCTTGATGCTATGCCTCTGCGTGAGCATCCCAAGTATGGATTCAGTGCAACAACCTTTGGCGGTCGGCTGATCTTTTCGGGTACAGAGAGTGCCTATAGAGAAGGCGGATATCTGGACGGGGCTGTCACTGCAGCGCTTGATCTAGTGAAACACTTTTAGTATAGTACGTATCGGTAATTATACTTTCATCACAAGCAGTCTGCCAAAGGCATCAAGGTTTTTTAACTCTTGAGCAGGATTCTCTTTCACATCCAAATAGACGAGCTCAGGCAATAATGCCAGGGGTTCGATGTTTTGTATATGATTGGTATGGGCAACCACTTTTTTGAGTGTCGTGAGGTGACCCAGAGGTGTGATATCAGCTATGAGGTTGTCCTGGATAAAAATGAATTTCATTTTTTCATTGGATATCAAAGGGCTGAGGTCAGAGATCTTATTATGGGAAAGCGACAGTTTATGCAATTTTGTCAGTGATGAAAGCAGTCTGATATCCGTAATATGGTTATGGGAGAGTGAAAGGCGTTCAAGCCAAGTGAGTGCAGCTATCTCTGAAGGAATTTCCGTGAGTCCAAGACCACTGAGATCCAGGTATTTGAGTTTCTTTTTCTTACATAAAGCTATTTTTTCTAAAGCTTGCTTGTGCATTATGTGATCCTGTTTTATTTACTGGAGAGATAATAGCATATTTTTTAAGAGGAGTGATAGTAAAACAGAAGGAAGTGATGTCGATACCTTTTAGCCAAACTAAAGCGATGCCAAAGTAGTATGAAAATCGATACAACCGTACTTTTTTGATGGTGGTATGGAGAAAAGAAATTCAAACATTTATCGCAGCACTTAGAAGGAAATAATGATGATAGATATAAACAAACCATGCAT
The sequence above is drawn from the Sulfurovum sp. TSL1 genome and encodes:
- a CDS encoding DUF4412 domain-containing protein, with the protein product MKQMKLWGLLFVLVVATSTLDAETKRYQIQSAIIEYATKSSGNVMGIQTQTEGKSKTLFKEWGKVELHDERTRSVIMGKEAHSRQTTKIDHDNVYIVDYEQKSIHLYDSKSLMQSEYKDLAKNTKETILSMGGTKTGEETLFGYDCEIWETQQIKLWLHKGIILRSITHMMGLTHSIEATDIQMNVSVSDEDLKLPDFPIKTMQQGEPSPMPQMTPEQILQMQEMMKNFTQK
- a CDS encoding FAD-dependent oxidoreductase, giving the protein MKKKKLVIIGAGLSGLFSAVLLQERYDVTILEARDRTGGRIMGIEGHDMGPSWVWSHQKNILNLIETLGLVLFSQHTEGLATYDAPEGVQHFRPSQTHPSFRIQGGISQMVKALEKRLENPVHLHEKVCSLTQTNEVIMVQTADKTYEAEKVISTLPPRLALESIEYSPVLPEALHEKLQKIPTWMGYAAKCVIVYPDAFWREEGLSGFAISHLGPLSEIHDACTQDKAALFGFVHSHAKYENLEAEIIHQLTRLYGSKAAHPSNFYLVDWKKEPYTSTSLDAMPLREHPKYGFSATTFGGRLIFSGTESAYREGGYLDGAVTAALDLVKHF
- a CDS encoding leucine-rich repeat domain-containing protein — its product is MHKQALEKIALCKKKKLKYLDLSGLGLTEIPSEIAALTWLERLSLSHNHITDIRLLSSLTKLHKLSLSHNKISDLSPLISNEKMKFIFIQDNLIADITPLGHLTTLKKVVAHTNHIQNIEPLALLPELVYLDVKENPAQELKNLDAFGRLLVMKV